Proteins encoded within one genomic window of Jiangella mangrovi:
- a CDS encoding MarR family winged helix-turn-helix transcriptional regulator — protein sequence MTASKDTDQWVTPEQLEVWRLFIRAQSQVLRRLEADLVAVHDLPLAWYDVLVRLLEADGRRLRMSELAERVMLSPSGLTRLVDRMVEEGLVERAQAERDGRGFYAVLTDNGFERLRDASGTHLRGVHDYVVGRFDDQELRTLAELLRRIEP from the coding sequence ATGACCGCCAGCAAGGACACCGACCAGTGGGTCACACCTGAGCAGCTCGAGGTGTGGCGACTGTTCATCCGCGCCCAGTCGCAGGTGCTGCGCCGCCTCGAGGCCGACCTGGTCGCCGTGCACGACCTCCCGCTGGCCTGGTACGACGTCCTGGTACGACTCCTCGAGGCCGACGGCCGCCGGTTGCGCATGAGCGAACTGGCCGAACGGGTCATGCTCTCGCCCAGCGGCCTCACCAGGCTGGTGGACCGCATGGTGGAAGAAGGCCTCGTCGAACGGGCCCAGGCCGAGCGCGACGGGCGCGGCTTCTACGCGGTGCTGACCGACAACGGGTTCGAGCGGCTTCGCGACGCGAGTGGGACGCACCTGCGCGGCGTGCACGACTACGTGGTCGGCCGCTTCGACGACCAGGAACTCCGGACGCTGGCCGAGCTGCTTCGCCGCATCGAACCCTGA